The stretch of DNA CGCAGGCGTCGGTCGGCATGGACTCGGTCTTCACGAACCCGCAATGCGGGCAAGTAAGCGTCGATTGGAGTTGGGGGTGGCGTTCAGTCATAGGAATGGCCCAATCATACCCGAACTCAGCCCAATAAGGGGAGAAGTAATTGCCCACCCCCTTTTCACAACCGCACTGTCAGAACCGTTTTCACGCTATCTCGGGCGGCACCGCAAGAACGATCCTGAGTCAAATACGGAACAGATAGAGGCCCGCTTGCGCGGGACAACCTTTCATCAGCTCATCAGCCGATTTTCGGAAGGGCTGAGCAATTACGGGGAGAAAGCTCAGCCTACGGCTACGCAGACATGGTCGAACCAACGAGCGATCGTTGATTGCTCCATTCGCCAGATAAAAAGCGCACAGCCCGTGAAACCGTGCGCTCCCGCGGCCAGCTCAGGTGGGCGGCAGACCGTCTTTATTAATTGCAGACCCATGCCCTATTACCCTGAGTGACGCAAAAATGCGCTCATCTTCCCCGTTCGAGCGCTGCGCTCGAACGCAAGTATCGAAAAACTTGAGCCACCGCGCTGCTATTTCACACTTGGCCACAAACCGCTCATCCGCTTTTGGGCCAGTCCTGGGAGTTTCACAGCCTTGGCTGCTGCAAGGTTAGGCGGTTTCGATCCCACCTGCACCAGCGCGACCATACCCATCGAGTAATGCGGCTTGCACTTGAAGCCATATACGCCGGCCTTGTCGAACTTGACGACAACCTCCTGGTTGATTTTCCCCGCGATCAATGGCGCGCCAGCAGGGAGAATCTCAGGAATCGACTCAGCGTTGTGACTCTTATCTGTAGGAACGAATTTCACTGTGTCGCCTACGGCGACTTTCACGAAAGCTGGCTCGAATACCATCATGCCACCGGCACCCTGGTTTTTCATATGGACCACC from Sphingobium sp. RAC03 encodes:
- a CDS encoding pseudoazurin — translated: MFDIKTKLLTGLIVGAMGFTASSTASAKEVVVHMKNQGAGGMMVFEPAFVKVAVGDTVKFVPTDKSHNAESIPEILPAGAPLIAGKINQEVVVKFDKAGVYGFKCKPHYSMGMVALVQVGSKPPNLAAAKAVKLPGLAQKRMSGLWPSVK